The sequence below is a genomic window from Desulfofundulus luciae.
GAGGTGCGGGTATGGCGGCTGAGGGGGTTATTCTGGTCCAGTGCCAGGGTCAGTGGCTGGCCTTCGTGGATGGTGTTGTGGTGGCCGTAGGGAATAATTTCGATGACGTTTGGAACCGGGCGCTGGTTTACTGAAAGCCGGTTTATGGTGTCGTTCCTTTTCTCCATGCACCGGTTTAAAATAAATTTGGTCCCCGCCGGGGGACCTTCGTTTTTTACATGCCTCTGATATAGCTGGCTTGCTGGCAGTGGGAGCAACGGTAGGAACCGAAATCCTTTATGGTACGGGTGACATTCCCGCAGTGGGGACAACGATAGGTGATTACCTCAAAGAGGCCGCTTGACAGCAGGATACAGGCGGCAATACCGGCCATAACGCCGGTGACTACGGCGGGTGCCTGTAGAACAACGCCTATTCCGGCCACCAGCAATATGGTGCCGGTGAAATAGAGCAAGCGCAGGAAAACCAGGAGCAGTTCCAGTCCGGGCGTTTTAATTTCTCCCGGGTGGTACATGTTTTCCCCCTCCTTAAGAACAGGCCTTTAACTTGATTTATTTCGAGCGGGAAGAAAAAATTCCTGCCCCATGGTACAAAAATTTACTCAAATCCTCACTTTATATTGCCGTTTGGAATTAAGCGGTGTGTCTGGCAGGAAATCCTCGAAGAGAAGCGAAATTTATTTTTAAAGGAAAATTACTTGCCCTCCTTATTTTTCACCGCGACGTTCCGAAAAAATATATTAAATAGCTGTTGTGTAGCGGCATTGGGGGGAGGGAATAATGGTCGATGAGTACCGGAGCGTGAAGGTAACCATTAGCGAGGATAAAATGAAAGCTTATGTTTCTGCTCCGGGGGAAGTTACCGTCCTGGATCCGGAAGCGGTTTATAAAGCGCTACAGGCGGCAGGAGTGGTTTTCGGAATCAAAGATGATGCGGTAATCTCGTTTGCTACGAGCCCCCAGCCGGAGCCGCTGCTGGTGGCGGAAGGGGAGCCTCCGCAACCGGGTGTGGATGAGCGGCTGGAAATGCTTTTTGATGATGGAACGCTTTTCGAAAGGGCTGTGGACGAGGATAAGCGCGTTGATTTCCGGGAAACCAGTACCATTGTCTCTGTGGAATCCGGGGCCTTGCTGGCAGTAAAGCACCCTCCGCAGCCCGGATTGCCAGGCAGGGCCGTGACCGGCGAGGATCTCCCTCCCCCGCCGCCACGGCTGTTGGAGTTGCGGGCGGGAAAAGGGGTGGAACTAAAGGAAAACGGTACCCGGGTGGTGGCCCTGGTTAACGGGCGGCCCTGGTATAAACAGGCCGGGAACACTTATGTTTTTAATGTTGACCCCCTGCTGGTTCACAAAGGGGATGTATGCATTAAAAGCGGTAACATCAGGTTTAAAGGGGACTTGAAAATTCTGGGCAATGTCTGCGAGGCCATGAAAGTTCAGGCTACCGGCTGTGTAGAAATCACCGGACTGGTAACCCGGGCCACGGTGATCAGCGGGGGCAAGTTGCAGGTACACCGGGGGGTGATCGGCAGTAAACTGCGGGCCGGTAGCGGTTTTCCCGGGGCTAAAAAGCTTTCCTTCATGCTCCGGGACATTCAATCCAACCTGGACCTTCTCAAGCAGGCCGTGGAGCAGTTAAAGCGGCACCAGGAAAACAATTTGGACCGGGTAGACTTCGGGCGGGTTCTTATGACCCTGATGGATACAAAATTTAAAAACCTGCGTTCCCTGGTAAAAAGCACCATGCGGGAAATTGCTGCCATCAGGGCAGAGGTGCCCGATGAAGTAGCCAGATGCTGCCGTTCCTTAAACTGTCTGGTGGGGCTGAATCCCCTGACGGTAAAAAGTTTTAGCGATGTAACCAGGGATGTGGAATCTGCCGCCGCCCTGCTGCAGGAAACTGCTGAAAATCCGGCCGATGTGGTGATCCCTTCGGCCATGAGTTCCACCATCCAGAGTTCCGGCAGCGTCTATGTGACCCAGCGGGGCTGTGTCAATACCACTATTAATGCCGGGCAGGATGTAGTGGTCAAAGGTTCTTTCAAAGGCGGGGAGGTCTTTTGTGAGGGCAACGCCGAGATAGAAGAACTGGGCAGCACCCTGGGGGTGCCTCCGGTGGTCCGGGTAGGGGCGGCCGGGGTAATCAGAGTAAAGCGGGCCTTCCCGGGGTCTGTGGTGCAGGTGGGGCAGCGCCGCATGATTCTTACGCAGGAAATGGGCTCTTTTAAAGCCCGTCTCAATAAAGAGGGAGAACTGGATATTATCCCGGGAAATTAATGCAATCAGGAAAGGTGATGGTAGTGCGCGAGGCTATGTTAATGGTTGCCCAGCTGATGGCCCTGTCGGCCCGGACCGCTCCCAAGGGGTTGGGCCAGGATTATGTGGGTACCCGGGTGCTGTCGGGAGAAGAGCTCTCCCGGCTGGCCGATGAAATGGAACGCTTTGGAAAGGAACGGGGGAAGGCCAACTTCGACCGGGATGCCGATAATGTGCGCCGGTCAGACGCGGTAGTACTCATTTCCCTCACGGAAAACAAGCCTTTGGGCCTGAACTGCGGGGCCTGTGGTTTTAGCCGGTGTGAGGATTTGCAAGCCCGGGAGGGCCCGGAATTCCCTGGCCCCTTATGCGCCTGGCGTCTTTTGGACGTGGGCATTGCCCTGGGTTCGGCGGCCAAAACGGCCAGCCTATTTAACGCCGACAACCGGATCATGTACCGGGTGGGTACGGTTGCCCGCCAGATGGGTTTACTCCAGGGTCCCATCGTGGTGGGTATTCCCATTTCCGCTACGGGCAAGAACATTTATTTTGATCGCCCGGTAAAGTAATACAGGTAAATTTTAATTTCAGATTCATGGCAGGAAAAATATCCGGGCACGTCGAACTAATAACTGCATCAACAGGCAAATATTAAACATCAGCAGGTGCCCCCGTTTTAAACCGGGGGAGAATAGGGAATCAGGTGAAAATCCTGAGCGGTCCCGCCACTGTGATCGGGGAGCAACCTCCATGTTATAAGCCACTGGCACGGCACTCACTGATGATCTGCTGAAGTATCCCCAGTTTTTCAGCCGGTTTTGGCTGGGTAGCGAGCGACTTGAGCCGAGCGGCCAGCCAAACTTAGCAAGGCGAAAAGCAAGGCAGGCCCGAGGGCATGGATGCCCGAGGCCGACAGCTGAGGCAGGATGCCGAATTTGCCGGGAAGCCTGCCGGAGCTTTGAGCCGAGTATTAGTTTGGCCCCCCAGCACTCACTGATACCGGAGTTCTTTGATAGGATGATTGATGCCTAATATAGGCTTTCAATCTCCGGGCAGGTATATGGATCCGGTTAGTGCTGGGTCACCGGAGCGAGCGAGAGCCAAAACAGGCTAGGTTGGAAAGTGGGATAACTCACTGATGAGCTGATACATGCGATGGCACTTGTTTTAGCAATGAAAATGTTATAGCATGGTTTAACCATATCACTGGTGAGTGCTGGCTGGGAAGGCGGCTGGTTGTGAGGATCCGGAGCCAGGAGACCTGCCTGCTGATTCTTTCACCGCTGGATGATGGTAAAGTCCACGGCCTAGTTCGGGCTGTGGGCTTTTAATTTAACCTGTTAACCTGAACTTTAATATGTGGGAGGTTGATCGTTTTGTTGCTGGAAAAGACCATTGCCGAAGTGGGAACGCTATACCCGGAGCCTATGGCTGAAGCCCGAAAACGGCTGGACAGCCTGATCAAACCACCCGGCAGCCTGGGCCGGCTGGAAGAGCTGGCCGTCCAACTGGCCGGTATTACCGGCAAACCCCGCCCTGTGGTTGGCGACCGGGTGATTATCATTATGGCCGGGGACCACGGGGTGGTAGCCGAGGGAGTGAGTGTGGCGCCCCAGGAGATCACCCACCAGCAGATTCCAGCCTTCCTCACGGGGGTGGCCGGTATTGGCGTGCTGGGGCGGCTGGCCGGCGCTCGCCTGGTGGTGGTGGACGTGGGGGTAGCGGTGCCGGTAGATTACCCAGGCGTGCTGAACCGGAAAGTGCGTCCCGGGACGGGGAACATTGCCTGCGGCCCGGCCATGACCCGGGAGGAAGCGGTACGGTCGGTGGAAGTGGGTATCGAGGTGGTCCAGGGGGAGATCGACCGGGGAGCAACTTTGATTGGCCTTGGCGATATGGGCATCGGGAACACCACTCCCAGCAGTGCTATTGCCGCGGTGCTGGGTGGTTATGCCCCCGAGGAGGTTACCGGCCGGGGCACCCTGGTCAACGACCAGGTTCTGTGCCAGAAGATAAAAGTGGTAACTAGGGCGCTGGAAGTGAACCGGCCCGATCCTGCAGACGCTCTGGACGTGCTGGCCAAGGTGGGTGGGCTGGAGATTGGCGGCCTGGCCGGCGTTATTCTGGGGGCGGCCGCCCGGCGGGTACCCGTGGTCATCGACGGCTTTATTACCACTGCAGCGGCCATGGTGGCGGCCGGCCTACAGCCCAGGGTAAAGGAGTTCATGATTGCGTCCCATCTTTCCGGCGAGCAGGGCCATCGTTTGATGCTGGAGCACCTGGGATTGGTACCCATGCTTTACCTGAATATGCGTTTGGGTGAAGGAACCGGTGCGGCCCTGGCTATGCACCTGGTGGAGGCGGCCTGCCGGGTGATTAACGAGATGGCCAGTTTCAGCGAGGCGGGCATTGCCGCTCTGGATGAAGATAAGATATTAAAGTAAACAAAAAATAACAGAGCCCTGAGCACCGCCTGCAGGTGGGCTCAGGGCCTGCTCAGTCTAACCAAATGCTACAGGGCAATCCGTCGGGCTTGGCGAACTGCCGGATGCGGACATGCACGTCCGGTGGGTGAGAGGTCTGATGTTAGCAGCCTATATCTACCCAGTTCAATGGTTTAGCGGAGTTTTTCAAAACGATCCTTTAGCTTTTTCAATACCTGGGGCATGGTGGTGTATTCCATTTCGTCCAGGTGCAGCCGGTGGGGTTCAAAGGGGCCCAGACTGCGCATGTAACTGGCAATTTCGTTGGCTATTTGCCGGGCCTGGTCGAAGGCCGGGTCGGCAAAGAAGTCCTGGGGACCAATAAGCTTGCCTTCGGCCAGCTGGAAGCCAAGGGCGACAACCCGGGGCGGGCCGTCAAAACGGGATGGGGTGGCCTGCTGCAGGCCTACCGGCATCAGAGGACCGCTGTGAGAGCCGCGCATCCAGCCGCTGACCAGGTGGGGTTTAGTGAAGGGTTCCAGCACTTCCCCAACCG
It includes:
- a CDS encoding DUF5678 domain-containing protein, which gives rise to MAAEGVILVQCQGQWLAFVDGVVVAVGNNFDDVWNRALVY
- a CDS encoding DUF342 domain-containing protein, encoding MVDEYRSVKVTISEDKMKAYVSAPGEVTVLDPEAVYKALQAAGVVFGIKDDAVISFATSPQPEPLLVAEGEPPQPGVDERLEMLFDDGTLFERAVDEDKRVDFRETSTIVSVESGALLAVKHPPQPGLPGRAVTGEDLPPPPPRLLELRAGKGVELKENGTRVVALVNGRPWYKQAGNTYVFNVDPLLVHKGDVCIKSGNIRFKGDLKILGNVCEAMKVQATGCVEITGLVTRATVISGGKLQVHRGVIGSKLRAGSGFPGAKKLSFMLRDIQSNLDLLKQAVEQLKRHQENNLDRVDFGRVLMTLMDTKFKNLRSLVKSTMREIAAIRAEVPDEVARCCRSLNCLVGLNPLTVKSFSDVTRDVESAAALLQETAENPADVVIPSAMSSTIQSSGSVYVTQRGCVNTTINAGQDVVVKGSFKGGEVFCEGNAEIEELGSTLGVPPVVRVGAAGVIRVKRAFPGSVVQVGQRRMILTQEMGSFKARLNKEGELDIIPGN
- a CDS encoding ferredoxin domain-containing protein, producing the protein MVVREAMLMVAQLMALSARTAPKGLGQDYVGTRVLSGEELSRLADEMERFGKERGKANFDRDADNVRRSDAVVLISLTENKPLGLNCGACGFSRCEDLQAREGPEFPGPLCAWRLLDVGIALGSAAKTASLFNADNRIMYRVGTVARQMGLLQGPIVVGIPISATGKNIYFDRPVK
- the cobT gene encoding nicotinate-nucleotide--dimethylbenzimidazole phosphoribosyltransferase, with amino-acid sequence MLLEKTIAEVGTLYPEPMAEARKRLDSLIKPPGSLGRLEELAVQLAGITGKPRPVVGDRVIIIMAGDHGVVAEGVSVAPQEITHQQIPAFLTGVAGIGVLGRLAGARLVVVDVGVAVPVDYPGVLNRKVRPGTGNIACGPAMTREEAVRSVEVGIEVVQGEIDRGATLIGLGDMGIGNTTPSSAIAAVLGGYAPEEVTGRGTLVNDQVLCQKIKVVTRALEVNRPDPADALDVLAKVGGLEIGGLAGVILGAAARRVPVVIDGFITTAAAMVAAGLQPRVKEFMIASHLSGEQGHRLMLEHLGLVPMLYLNMRLGEGTGAALAMHLVEAACRVINEMASFSEAGIAALDEDKILK